A single window of Sulfitobacter sp. JL08 DNA harbors:
- a CDS encoding universal stress protein, whose product MSKTTLVVGLDGSPAGEKALAFAKRQAKRMGDCTIALCYVIEWSPFTFQTPEENEQRHKRREEELKLAHDRVLDPALASAKQDGHTATGVVRHGDAAEILDDLAKELGAEQIIVGRVGARGLKDRMFGSVSGRLVASAAVPVTIIP is encoded by the coding sequence ATGTCAAAAACAACACTCGTGGTCGGGCTTGATGGCTCGCCCGCAGGGGAAAAGGCGCTGGCGTTTGCCAAACGACAGGCCAAGCGGATGGGCGATTGCACGATAGCGCTGTGCTACGTGATCGAATGGTCGCCGTTTACCTTCCAGACACCAGAGGAAAACGAACAACGTCACAAGCGCCGCGAAGAGGAATTGAAGCTGGCGCATGATCGCGTGCTGGATCCTGCCCTGGCGTCCGCAAAACAGGACGGCCATACCGCGACCGGAGTCGTGCGCCACGGCGATGCCGCCGAAATACTGGACGATCTCGCCAAGGAACTGGGTGCGGAACAGATCATCGTGGGCCGTGTCGGCGCGCGGGGTCTGAAAGACCGCATGTTCGGCAGTGTCAGCGGGCGTCTTGTCGCAAGTGCGGCAGTTCCCGTCACGATTATCCCCTGA